From a single Amphiprion ocellaris isolate individual 3 ecotype Okinawa chromosome 18, ASM2253959v1, whole genome shotgun sequence genomic region:
- the etv4 gene encoding ETS translocation variant 4 isoform X3, with the protein MSPMQQHYSPKPASAGRPDAGYMNPAAASQPLPSNSYPINASSRFQGASGDPMCPQFPPPGQTFQRMPSAPAGSTGGGGGGPGGGGGGGGGGGGGGGYHRQHSDPCMPYLQQSFKQEYLDPLYERAAHMAGPGHGGGQGPHPHPHPHPHPHPHSHPHRFPPAHMMVKQEPTDYTYEPDVPGCPSMYHHNEGYPNPQHSNEGYLFENDSRVVPEKFEGEVKQEGGGVFREGAPYQRRGSLQLWQFLVALLDDPGNAHFIAWTGRGMEFKLIEPEEVARLWGMQKNRPAMNYDKLSRSLRYYYEKGIMQKVAGERYVYKFVCEPEALISLAFPDNQRPSLKAEFERYVNEEDTVPLSHLDEGMPYTPEQAPQNMGPQPYSKGYMY; encoded by the exons ATGTCCCCGATGCAGCAGCATTACTCCCCAAAACCCGCCTCGGCCGGACGGCCCGACGCCGGCTACATGAACCCTGCTGCCGCCTCCCAGCCGCTCCCCAGCAACAGCTACCCCATCAACGCCAG TTCCAGGTTTCAGGGCGCTTCAGGAGACCCCATGTGCCCCCAGTTCCCCCCACCAGGGCAGACCTTCCAGCGCATGCCTTCTGCCCCGGCCGGCAgcactggaggaggaggtggaggtccaggaggaggaggaggaggaggtggaggaggcggCGGTGGAGGTGGTTACCATCGGCAACACTCCGACCCCTGCATGCCCTACCTGCAGCAAAGCTTTAAGCAAGAATACTTGGACCCGCTGTATGAGCGGGCAGCTCACATGGCCGGACCAGGACACGGGGGAGGACAGGGACCTCACCCCCACCCTCACCCTCACCCTCACCcacatccacactcacaccCACATCGGTTCCCACCAGCCCACATGATGGTGAAGCAGGAGCCCACAGACTACACCTACGAACCTG ATGTGCCTGGATGTCCCTCCATGTACCACCACAACGAGGGCTACCCAAACCCCCAGCACAGCAATGAAG GCTATCTGTTTGAAAACGACTCCCGTGTGGTTCCAGAGAAGTTCGAAG GTGAGGTGAAGCAGGAAGGGGGCGGCGTTTTTCGCGAGGGTGCACCTTACCAGCGCCGTGGCTCTTTGCAGCTCTGGCAGTTCCTGGTGGCCCTTCTGGACGACCCCGGCAACGCCCACTTCATCGCCTGGACCGGCCGCGGCATGGAGTTCAAACTCATTGAGCCTGAAGAG GTCGCCAGGCTGTGGGGGATGCAGAAGAACCGTCCAGCCATGAACTACGACAAGCTCAGCCGCTCCCTGCGCTATTACTACGAGAAGGGAATcatgcaaaag gtgGCAGGGGAGCGCTATGTTTACAAGTTTGTGTGTGAGCCCGAGGCCCTCATCTCCCTGGCCTTTCCTGACAATCAGCGGCCGAGCCTGAAGGCGGAGTTTGAGCGCTACGTCAACGAGGAGGACACGGTGCCGCTGTCCCACCTGGACGAGGGCATGCCCTACACCCCCGAACAAGCCCCCCAAAACATGGGCCCTCAGCCCTACTCCAAAGGCTACATGTACTAA